In Drosophila santomea strain STO CAGO 1482 chromosome 3L, Prin_Dsan_1.1, whole genome shotgun sequence, a single window of DNA contains:
- the LOC120450131 gene encoding uncharacterized protein LOC120450131 — MEASVAYALFLHRQELRRRQMLYVRVSKTKIQLTKELIAEQKQRLASCSPEDLQILSRQTQFKRQLQQKLKHRNKQLKVIAKQQERRG; from the coding sequence ATGGAAGCATCCGTCGCCTACGCTTTATTTTTGCACCGCCAGGAGCTGCGGCGTCGCCAAATGCTGTACGTCCGTGTGTCCAAGACCAAGATCCAGTTGACCAAGGAGCTTATAGCCGAGCAGAAGCAACGCTTGGCCAGCTGCTCACCCGAGGATCTGCAGATCCTCAGCAGGCAAACGCAGTTCAAAAGGCAACTTCAGCAGAAACTCAAGCACCGCAACAAGCAGCTGAAAGTCATAGCCAAGCAGCAGGAGAGGAGGGGTTGA
- the LOC120449779 gene encoding mitochondrial 2-oxoglutarate/malate carrier protein has protein sequence MAYSIEKRSIPGYMMYINGGLAGMLGTCIVQPLDLVKTRMQISATTGEYKSSFDCLLKVFKNEGILALYNGLSAGLMRQATYTTARMGFYQMEIDSYRKNFNAPPTVLASMGMGILAGAFGAMFGNPAEVALIRMMSDNRLPPEERRNYKGVVNAFVRIVKDEGVTTLWKGCMPTVGRAMIVNMVQLASYSQLKAAFSSYFSGLPLHIAAAMMSGLLTTIASMPLDMAKTRIQQQKTAEYKGTMDVLMKVSKHEGVAALWKGFTPYLCRLGPHTVFAFIFLEQLTKAYKHFVLGDDSESNI, from the coding sequence ATGGCTTACAGCATTGAAAAGAGATCGATACCCGGCTACATGATGTACATCAACGGCGGTCTGGCCGGAATGCTGGGCACCTGCATTGTGCAACCATTGGATTTGGTGAAGACCAGGATGCAAATTTCCGCCACGACGGGCGAGTACAAGAGCTCCTTCGATTGTCTACTGAAGGTGTTCAAAAACGAGGGCATTCTTGCCTTGTATAATGGCTTGAGTGCTGGATTGATGCGACAGGCCACGTACACGACAGCCCGCATGGGCTTCTACCAAATGGAGATCGACTCCTATCGCAAGAACTTCAATGCACCGCCCACTGTGCTGGCcagcatgggcatgggcattCTGGCTGGAGCTTTCGGTGCCATGTTCGGCAATCCGGCGGAGGTGGCCCTGATCCGTATGATGTCCGATAACCGTTTGCCGCCGGAGGAGAGACGTAACTACAAGGGTGTCGTGAATGCCTTTGTGCGGATCGTGAAGGACGAGGGAGTGACCACTCTGTGGAAGGGTTGCATGCCCACTGTGGGTCGTGCGATGATCGTCAACATGGTGCAGCTGGCATCGTACTCGCAGTTAAAGGCAGCCTTTTCGAGTTACTTCTCGGGACTTCCGCTGCACATCGCTGCCGCCATGATGTCCGGTCTGTTGACCACCATTGCCTCAATGCCGCTGGACATGGCCAAAACGCGTATCCAGCAGCAAAAGACGGCCGAGTACAAGGGCACCATGGATGTCCTGATGAAGGTCAGCAAGCACGAGGGAGTTGCCGCGTTGTGGAAGGGCTTTACGCCCTATTTGTGTCGTTTGGGGCCGCACACGGTGTTTGCTTTCATATTCCTGGAACAACTCACCAAGGCCTACAAGCATTTTGTGCTCGGCGACGATTCCGAATCGAACATTTAA
- the LOC120449778 gene encoding mitochondrial 2-oxoglutarate/malate carrier protein produces the protein MALVYGVEKKTVPSYMKFVMGGTSGMLATCIVQPLDLLKTRMQISGTLGTREYKNSFEVLSKVFKNEGMLSLYNGLSAGLLRQATYTTAKLGVYQMELDWYRKNFGNDPSMVASMTMGIVAGAFGAMCGNPAEVALIRMMSDNRLMPEERRNYKNVGDAFVRIVKDEGVVGLWRGCLPTVGRAMVVNMVQLASYSLMKDQLRGYLHDGIPLHVTAALMSGLLTTTCSMPLDMAKTRIQQMRVIDGKPEYSGSIDVLKKVVRNEGAFAIWKGFTPYLIRMGPHTILSFVFLEQMNKAYSKHVLGDSPSDSSKEI, from the coding sequence ATGGCGCTAGTTTACGGTGTGGAAAAGAAGACGGTGCCCTCCTACATGAAGTTCGTGATGGGCGGAACCTCTGGGATGCTGGCCACCTGCATTGTCCAGCCGTTGGACCTCCTCAAGACCCGAATGCAGATATCCGGAACTCTGGGCACCCGCGAGTACAAGAACTCCTTTGAGGTTCTATCAAAGGTTTTCAAAAATGAGGGCATGCTATCGTTGTACAATGGACTGAGTGCTGGGCTGTTGAGACAGGCCACGTACACAACAGCTAAGTTGGGTGTTTACCAGATGGAGTTGGATTGGTATCGCAAGAACTTCGGAAATGATCCTTCTATGGTGGCCAGCATGACCATGGGCATTGTGGCTGGCGCTTTTGGAGCCATGTGTGGAAATCCCGCGGAGGTGGCCCTGATCCGAATGATGTCCGATAACCGCCTAATGCCGGAGGAAAGGCGTAACTACAAAAATGTGGGCGATGCCTTTGTACGAATTGTGAAGGATGAGGGCGTGGTGGGTCTCTGGAGAGGATGCTTGCCCACAGTGGGTCGTGCCATGGTCGTGAATATGGTGCAGCTGGCCTCCTATTCACTGATGAAGGACCAATTGCGTGGGTATCTCCATGATGGGATACCTCTGCACGTGACCGCCGCCCTGATGTCCGGCTTGCTGACCACCACTTGCTCAATGCCGCTGGACATGGCCAAAACACGCATCCAGCAGATGAGAGTTATCGATGGCAAGCCGGAATACAGTGGCAGCATCGATGTGCTGAAAAAAGTGGTGAGGAATGAGGGAGCCTTTGCCATTTGGAAGGGATTCACTCCGTATCTAATCCGCATGGGTCCACACACAATCCTTTCATTCGTCTTCCTGGAGCAAATGAATAAGGCCTACAGCAAGCATGTGCTCGGTGACTCGCCATCCGATTCATCAAAGGAAATATAG
- the LOC120448052 gene encoding uncharacterized protein LOC120448052: MESQRNVVNHRRGARPSVGYLLFQYQSELTRRHAEPTRLSRTKIHIIDGLVSRTIRHMKHCSMEDLKACKRELVYKEQLRDQLKNMRRKRSSSANNIKASANTSAPVVSVKAPSTPPKPRSSTREFSKMDIIGPEIFV, encoded by the coding sequence ATGGAAAGCCAACGTAATGTCGTCAACCACCGACGCGGAGCTCGTCCGAGCGTGGGCTATCTGCTCTTCCAGTACCAGAGCGAGCTGACCCGCCGTCATGCGGAACCCACGCGGCTCTCCCGCACCAAGATCCACATAATCGATGGCTTGGTCTCCCGCACCATCCGCCACATGAAGCACTGCAGCATGGAGGATCTGAAGGCCTGCAAGAGGGAGCTCGTCTACAAGGAGCAGCTGCGCGATCAGCTCAAGAACATGCGACGCAAGCGCTCCTCGTCCGCCAACAACATCAAAGCTAGTGCCAACACATCCGCCCCCGTTGTGAGTGTCAAGGCGCCAAGCACTCCACCGAAACCGCGATCTTCCACACGAGAGTTCTCCAAGATGGACATCATCGGACCGGAAATCTTTGTCTAA
- the LOC120448055 gene encoding uncharacterized protein LOC120448055: protein MEHEKMLKPTVTYHLFLYRVELARRNARQLRLSRTKIEITDELISNTVRNLKTCSMDDLKAVNRELLFKRKLRSNVSKLKKEAKRQQRQENEDNSPKQD from the coding sequence ATGGAGCACGAAAAAATGCTGAAGCCCACTGTCACCTATCATCTGTTCCTGTACCGCGTCGAGTTGGCCCGTCGGAATGCCCGGCAGCTGCGGCTTTCCCGCACCAAAATCGAGATCACGGACGAGCTCATCTCGAATACGGTGCGCAATCTGAAGACGTGCAGCATGGACGACCTGAAGGCGGTAAACCGGGAGCTTCTGTTCAAGCGGAAACTGCGGAGCAACGTGTCCAAGCTGAAAAAGGAGGCCAAGCGGCAGCAGCGCCAAGAGAACGAAGACAACTCACCCAAACAGGATTAG
- the LOC120448054 gene encoding uncharacterized protein LOC120448054 codes for MSDYYSGNSPKRTEKSVSYALYLHRRELGRPKRKMMRIASTKLQLTNELIQLQQRRQWETAFDLEFDAEASSQQMSALDREREYRDRLRTNMQRQLEKQQKRKRKYLQEIGKR; via the coding sequence ATGTCAGACTATTACAGTGGCAACTCCCCAAAGAGGACGGAGAAATCCGTGAGCTATGCCCTCTACCTCCACCGAAGGGAGTTGGGCCGTCCCAAGCGCAAGATGATGCGAATCGCCAGCACCAAGCTGCAGCTGACAAACGAGCTCatccagctgcagcagcgtcGCCAATGGGAGACGGCCTTTGACCTCGAGTTCGATGCGGAGGCCAGTTCCCAGCAGATGAGTGCCCTCGATAGGGAACGGGAGTATCGCGATAGATTGCGCACCAATATGCAGCGGCAACTCGAGAAGCAGCAGAAACGCAAGCGAAAGTATCTACAGGAAATCGGCAAGCGCTAG